A genome region from Baekduia alba includes the following:
- a CDS encoding ABC transporter substrate-binding protein — MTDPHASLSRRQLLRRTAVGAGVLTVGGGLLAACGSDDDNNAATASSAGKAAPVSNKPIVLAWGGAACEAPLYAAHHLGYFKDEGLNISLQQVGGDALHDAVSTGKVAGGPGILFQWLKPIEQGLNVKLTSGLHEGCLRFVTPKDSGIKTLSDVKGKTIVTDEINGSAMAFFSVDLAKAGINPEKDVTWKQVPFDQVAKTLSKGVGQVAAAPDPAAYFPLDDGSAIQLDTNLNAQHVNEYCCVTALNGDLVKKDPATAAAIVRAWGRGSTWVGKNLPAAAQLEIDNKYVAAPKELLVKLLGQYVWDPGSKDLQAQLEKGAVAFKGTGYLDSGTDPKQLAQLAFAPLPNVA, encoded by the coding sequence ATGACCGATCCTCACGCGTCGCTTTCCCGACGCCAGCTGCTTCGCCGGACCGCCGTCGGCGCCGGCGTCCTGACCGTCGGCGGCGGCCTGCTCGCCGCCTGCGGCAGCGATGACGACAACAACGCCGCGACCGCCAGCAGCGCCGGCAAGGCCGCGCCGGTGTCCAACAAGCCGATCGTCCTCGCTTGGGGCGGGGCGGCCTGCGAGGCGCCGCTGTACGCCGCCCACCACCTCGGCTACTTCAAGGACGAGGGGTTGAACATCAGCCTTCAGCAGGTCGGCGGCGACGCCCTGCACGACGCGGTGTCCACCGGCAAGGTCGCCGGCGGCCCGGGCATCCTGTTCCAGTGGCTCAAGCCGATCGAGCAGGGCCTCAACGTCAAGCTCACCTCGGGCCTGCACGAGGGCTGCCTGCGGTTCGTCACGCCCAAGGACTCCGGGATCAAGACGCTCTCCGACGTCAAGGGCAAGACGATCGTCACCGACGAGATCAACGGCTCGGCGATGGCGTTCTTCTCGGTCGACCTCGCCAAGGCGGGGATCAACCCGGAGAAGGACGTCACCTGGAAGCAGGTGCCCTTCGACCAGGTCGCCAAGACGCTGTCCAAGGGCGTCGGCCAGGTCGCGGCGGCGCCGGACCCGGCCGCGTACTTCCCGCTGGACGACGGCTCGGCGATCCAGCTCGACACCAACCTCAACGCCCAGCACGTCAACGAGTACTGCTGCGTCACGGCGCTCAACGGCGACCTGGTCAAGAAGGACCCGGCCACCGCCGCGGCGATCGTCCGGGCGTGGGGACGCGGCTCGACCTGGGTCGGCAAGAACCTCCCGGCCGCCGCCCAGCTCGAGATCGACAACAAGTACGTCGCGGCGCCCAAGGAGCTGCTGGTCAAGCTGCTCGGGCAGTACGTGTGGGACCCGGGGTCCAAGGACCTGCAGGCGCAGCTCGAGAAGGGCGCGGTCGCGTTCAAGGGCACGGGCTACCTGGACTCCGGGACCGATCCGAAGCAGCTCGCGCAGCTGGCGTTCGCGCCGCTGCCGAACGTCGCCTAG
- a CDS encoding HAD family hydrolase, whose translation MAELGSWADGPARQAIVDFVARTRDEVPVAERVAVFDNDGTLWCEQPLPIQADFILRRLGEMAAADPDLQARQPWQAAHEGDAAWLSAVMTEHYAGDDTKVKVLLGGILAAYDGMSVEEFEERSDAFLRSTQHPTLGRPYLECAYTPMVELLAYLEDNGFTNYIVSGGGRDFMRPVTDELYGVPRERVIGSTAALAYANDEHGGTITHTPRPEYLDDGPEKPLRIWSRTGRRPLLAAGNTNGDVPMLDFAQHADKPFLRLLVDHDDAEREFAYTAGAEQALARAGAEGWTVVSVKDDWATVF comes from the coding sequence ATGGCCGAGCTGGGCTCCTGGGCCGACGGACCGGCGCGCCAGGCCATCGTCGACTTCGTCGCGCGCACGCGCGACGAGGTCCCGGTCGCCGAGCGCGTGGCGGTCTTCGACAACGACGGCACGCTGTGGTGCGAGCAGCCGCTGCCGATCCAGGCCGACTTCATCCTGCGCCGGCTGGGCGAGATGGCCGCGGCCGACCCCGACCTCCAGGCGCGCCAGCCGTGGCAGGCGGCGCACGAGGGCGACGCCGCGTGGCTGAGCGCGGTCATGACCGAGCACTACGCCGGCGACGACACCAAGGTCAAGGTGCTACTGGGCGGGATCCTCGCGGCCTACGACGGCATGAGCGTCGAGGAGTTCGAGGAGCGCTCCGACGCGTTCCTGCGCTCCACCCAGCACCCGACGCTCGGCCGCCCCTACCTCGAGTGCGCCTACACGCCGATGGTCGAGCTGCTCGCGTATCTGGAGGACAACGGGTTCACCAACTACATCGTCTCGGGCGGCGGGCGCGACTTCATGCGCCCGGTGACCGACGAGCTCTACGGCGTCCCGCGCGAGCGCGTGATCGGCAGCACCGCGGCGTTGGCCTACGCCAACGACGAGCACGGCGGCACGATCACCCACACGCCGCGCCCCGAGTACCTCGACGACGGGCCGGAGAAGCCGCTGCGGATCTGGAGCCGCACGGGCCGCCGGCCGCTGCTGGCCGCGGGCAACACCAACGGCGACGTCCCGATGCTCGACTTCGCCCAGCACGCCGACAAGCCGTTCCTGCGACTGCTCGTCGACCACGACGACGCCGAGCGCGAGTTCGCCTACACCGCCGGCGCCGAGCAGGCGCTCGCACGCGCCGGCGCCGAGGGCTGGACGGTCGTCAGCGTCAAGGACGACTGGGCCACCGTGTTCTAG
- a CDS encoding PhzF family phenazine biosynthesis protein — translation MWGVPALPFALVDVFATTPLAGNPLAVVLDADALPDATLQQIARELNQSETTFVLPPRDPSVTLRLRSFTADGSEVTGAGHNALGAWWWLAETGRVEVGGLRQELGDAVLDLEISRAGERLEVAMRQAAPTVGAAAPVAALAAPLGLAVDQLRDGGAQVVSTGAAHLLVEARDEQAVDAARPDAPALAAALADAGAQGCYLFARRAPGADAAAYARFFNPTVGLWEDPATGSAAGPLAWWIAGSAGPARIGIDQGHALGRPSRIAVAVDGDAVTLRGSAVLTGDGNLHIPEHEDHA, via the coding sequence ATGTGGGGCGTGCCTGCTCTCCCCTTCGCCCTCGTCGACGTGTTCGCGACCACCCCGCTCGCCGGCAACCCGCTCGCGGTGGTCCTCGACGCCGACGCCCTCCCCGACGCGACGCTCCAGCAGATCGCCCGGGAGCTCAACCAGTCCGAGACGACGTTCGTCCTGCCCCCGCGCGACCCGAGCGTGACGCTGCGGCTGCGGTCGTTCACCGCCGACGGCTCCGAGGTCACCGGCGCCGGCCACAACGCGCTCGGCGCCTGGTGGTGGCTGGCGGAGACCGGGCGCGTCGAGGTCGGCGGGCTGCGCCAGGAGCTCGGCGACGCGGTGCTCGACCTCGAGATCAGCCGCGCAGGCGAGCGGCTCGAGGTCGCGATGCGCCAGGCGGCGCCGACCGTCGGCGCCGCCGCCCCGGTCGCGGCGCTCGCGGCCCCGCTCGGGCTCGCGGTCGACCAGCTCCGCGACGGCGGGGCGCAAGTCGTCTCCACCGGCGCCGCGCACCTGCTCGTCGAGGCCCGCGACGAGCAGGCCGTCGACGCCGCCCGCCCCGACGCCCCGGCCCTGGCCGCGGCGCTCGCCGACGCCGGCGCGCAGGGCTGCTACCTGTTCGCGCGCCGCGCCCCGGGCGCCGACGCCGCCGCCTACGCGCGCTTCTTCAACCCGACCGTCGGCCTCTGGGAGGACCCGGCCACCGGCAGCGCCGCCGGCCCGTTGGCCTGGTGGATCGCCGGCTCGGCCGGCCCGGCGCGGATCGGCATCGACCAAGGCCATGCCCTTGGTCGGCCCAGCCGGATCGCGGTCGCGGTCGACGGCGACGCGGTGACGCTGCGCGGGTCGGCCGTGCTGACCGGCGACGGCAACCTGCACATCCCCGAGCACGAGGACCACGCATGA
- a CDS encoding ABC transporter permease yields MATTVSPAAVADAGVRQAGARSRSAVRGGAWGAAAALVWAGAAGLTQWWPNHNILLAYTGTIVAITAGVAVAVALATVAGTRLRPVGDWVRWAGPWLVVSGIWVAGWQVLTAKTGELAPPYWAAPQAFVNTFHEDGSLLLDSTWHSLRLLFTGYAIGASIGFLMGVAMGWSQRVNYWLHPILRTLGPIPPAALVPIFFVILPSITSASILLVAMAAWFPVTMLTYSGVSVVSRSYYDVALTLGARPRFLVWRVAVPAALPSVFVGLFMGLGMTFITLVIAEMLGAKNGLGWYIQWQQRWSAYPKMYTAILVMVILFSGLITLLFRTRGRVLSWQKELVRW; encoded by the coding sequence ATGGCGACGACGGTCTCCCCCGCCGCGGTCGCCGACGCGGGCGTGCGCCAGGCCGGCGCGCGCTCGCGGTCGGCGGTGCGCGGCGGCGCCTGGGGCGCGGCGGCGGCGCTGGTCTGGGCGGGCGCGGCGGGCCTCACGCAGTGGTGGCCCAACCACAACATCCTGCTCGCCTACACCGGCACGATCGTCGCGATCACCGCGGGCGTGGCGGTCGCGGTCGCCCTGGCCACCGTCGCCGGCACGCGGCTGCGGCCGGTCGGCGACTGGGTCCGCTGGGCCGGCCCGTGGCTGGTCGTCAGCGGGATCTGGGTCGCGGGCTGGCAGGTGCTGACGGCCAAGACTGGGGAGCTCGCTCCGCCCTACTGGGCGGCGCCGCAGGCGTTCGTCAACACGTTCCACGAGGACGGTTCGCTGCTGCTGGACAGCACGTGGCACTCGCTGCGGCTGCTGTTCACGGGCTACGCGATCGGCGCGTCGATCGGCTTCCTCATGGGCGTGGCGATGGGCTGGTCGCAGCGCGTGAACTACTGGCTGCACCCGATCCTGCGCACGCTGGGCCCGATCCCGCCCGCCGCGCTGGTGCCGATCTTCTTCGTGATCCTCCCGTCGATCACGAGCGCGTCGATCCTGCTGGTGGCGATGGCCGCGTGGTTCCCGGTCACGATGCTCACCTACTCGGGCGTGTCGGTCGTCTCGCGCTCCTACTACGACGTGGCGCTGACGCTCGGCGCGCGGCCGCGCTTCCTCGTCTGGCGCGTGGCGGTGCCCGCCGCGCTGCCGTCGGTCTTCGTCGGCTTGTTCATGGGGTTGGGGATGACGTTCATCACCTTGGTCATCGCCGAGATGCTGGGCGCCAAGAACGGCCTGGGCTGGTACATCCAGTGGCAGCAGCGCTGGAGCGCCTACCCCAAGATGTACACCGCGATCCTGGTGATGGTCATCCTGTTCTCGGGGTTGATCACGCTGCTGTTCCGGACCCGCGGGCGGGTGCTGTCGTGGCAGAAGGAGCTGGTGCGCTGGTGA
- a CDS encoding LysR family transcriptional regulator, giving the protein MKLDPRRLEVFLAVVEGGSMTDAARELRFSPAAVSQHVSALERQVGAPLLVRHARGVRPTAAGALLARHAAELSGRLRDAERELTDLLRSAGGTVRLGIFASATVGALPAALRHFGAAHPSVSVMVDEREVDVGADLVRRGALDLAIVFDDPAHPTLDRTGLDLAPLGTDPMDVALPEAHPQAGADPVALSALAGERWILASGAACAALVRRRCVEVGFTPDVALTTDDHAAARSLAAAGMGVAVLPRLMGQRDGDGAVIRALDPAPGRAVAVAVAADGSTLPAALALRDAFVATTSLSGSGDPASRARARPRRVAARARSPR; this is encoded by the coding sequence TTGAAGCTCGACCCCCGCCGTCTCGAAGTGTTCCTGGCCGTCGTCGAGGGCGGCTCGATGACCGATGCCGCGCGGGAGCTGCGGTTCTCGCCGGCCGCGGTCAGCCAGCACGTCTCCGCCCTCGAGCGCCAGGTCGGCGCGCCGCTGCTGGTCCGCCACGCCCGCGGCGTGCGCCCCACGGCCGCGGGCGCGCTGCTGGCCCGTCACGCCGCCGAGCTGTCGGGCCGGCTGCGCGACGCCGAGCGCGAGCTGACCGACCTGCTGCGCTCGGCCGGCGGGACCGTGCGGCTCGGCATCTTCGCCAGCGCGACGGTCGGCGCCCTGCCGGCGGCGCTGCGCCACTTCGGCGCCGCCCACCCGAGCGTGTCGGTGATGGTCGACGAGCGCGAGGTCGACGTGGGCGCCGACCTCGTCCGGCGGGGCGCGCTCGACCTCGCCATCGTCTTCGACGACCCGGCCCATCCGACGCTCGACCGCACCGGCCTGGACCTCGCGCCGCTGGGCACCGACCCGATGGACGTCGCGCTGCCGGAGGCGCATCCGCAGGCGGGCGCCGACCCCGTGGCGCTCAGCGCGCTCGCCGGCGAGCGCTGGATCCTCGCCAGCGGCGCGGCCTGTGCGGCGCTCGTGCGCCGCCGCTGCGTGGAGGTCGGGTTCACGCCCGACGTCGCCCTGACCACCGACGACCACGCCGCGGCCCGCAGCCTCGCGGCCGCCGGCATGGGCGTCGCCGTCCTGCCCCGGCTCATGGGCCAGCGCGACGGCGACGGCGCGGTCATCCGGGCGCTGGACCCGGCGCCCGGCCGCGCGGTCGCCGTCGCCGTGGCCGCGGACGGCAGCACCCTGCCGGCCGCGCTGGCGCTGCGCGACGCGTTCGTCGCCACGACGTCGCTCAGCGGTTCGGGAGATCCAGCGTCGCGTGCTCGGGCACGCCCTCGCCGAGTTGCTGCTCGCGCTCGATCTCCGCGTTGA
- a CDS encoding YihY/virulence factor BrkB family protein codes for MSARRRLRAAPVVLLRTGRAFYDDQMTHHAAALTYYALMSLFPALLLAVSILGLVGQYPATYDAILGYLRDVVPPSALVPLDSSLRTALQQKGTATTTLAISVVVTLYGTTGALEAARRALNVVFDADGGRRFVVRKAIDVVSTVVLMALVLVSLVLVFVGGHLAEDLLGFLGLGETVVRIWDLARWPAAVAVAMLVFSYIYWVTPDVRQRSFRWVTPGAVAGVTVWLLGSAGFSIYVSRVADVGAVYGAFAGAIILVAWLWLTNVALLFGAELNAEIEREQQLGEGVPEHATLDLPNR; via the coding sequence ATGAGCGCACGGCGCAGGCTGCGCGCGGCGCCGGTCGTCCTGCTGCGCACGGGGCGGGCGTTCTACGACGACCAGATGACCCATCACGCGGCGGCGCTGACCTACTACGCGTTGATGTCGCTCTTCCCGGCGCTGCTGCTCGCCGTGTCGATCCTCGGCCTGGTCGGCCAGTACCCGGCGACCTACGACGCGATCCTCGGGTACCTGCGCGACGTCGTGCCGCCGTCGGCGCTCGTCCCGCTCGACAGCTCGCTGCGCACCGCGCTGCAGCAGAAGGGCACCGCGACGACGACGCTGGCCATCAGCGTCGTCGTCACGCTCTACGGCACGACGGGCGCGCTGGAGGCCGCGCGCCGCGCGCTGAACGTCGTCTTCGACGCCGACGGCGGCCGGCGGTTCGTCGTGCGCAAGGCGATCGACGTCGTCAGCACGGTCGTGTTGATGGCGCTGGTGCTGGTCAGCCTGGTCCTCGTCTTCGTCGGCGGCCACCTCGCGGAGGACCTGCTGGGCTTCCTCGGGCTGGGCGAGACCGTCGTGCGGATCTGGGACCTCGCCCGGTGGCCGGCGGCGGTGGCCGTCGCCATGCTGGTGTTCTCCTACATCTACTGGGTGACGCCCGACGTGCGCCAGCGCTCGTTCCGCTGGGTGACGCCGGGCGCGGTCGCCGGCGTGACGGTGTGGCTGCTCGGCTCGGCGGGGTTCTCGATCTACGTGAGCCGGGTCGCCGACGTCGGCGCGGTGTACGGCGCGTTCGCGGGCGCGATCATCCTCGTGGCCTGGCTGTGGCTGACCAACGTCGCGCTGCTGTTCGGCGCCGAGCTCAACGCGGAGATCGAGCGCGAGCAGCAACTCGGCGAGGGCGTGCCCGAGCACGCGACGCTGGATCTCCCGAACCGCTGA
- a CDS encoding OsmC family protein, which yields MTATTSINGVDPAAVRAAADRLRARRDEPVRFAAGVRWLGGYRTEAHVGPEPALAGDEPAELAGTGTGPSPEDLLLGAVGQCLIVGLAGAATTRGVRIERLSVDVEGDVNLPAAYGLADGHPGFQAIRITVHLEADADRLELDALVDHALRRAPIPSTVANPVPVTARLAEG from the coding sequence ATGACCGCTACGACGAGCATCAACGGCGTCGATCCGGCCGCGGTGCGCGCGGCCGCCGACCGGCTGCGCGCGCGGCGCGACGAACCGGTGCGCTTCGCCGCCGGCGTCCGCTGGCTCGGCGGCTACCGCACCGAGGCGCACGTGGGCCCGGAGCCCGCGCTGGCCGGCGACGAGCCCGCCGAGCTGGCCGGGACCGGCACCGGGCCCAGCCCTGAAGACCTCCTGCTCGGCGCGGTGGGGCAGTGTCTGATCGTCGGCCTGGCCGGCGCGGCGACGACGCGCGGCGTCAGGATCGAGCGGCTGAGCGTCGACGTCGAGGGCGACGTCAACCTGCCCGCCGCCTACGGCCTGGCCGACGGCCACCCGGGCTTCCAGGCGATCCGGATCACCGTGCACCTGGAGGCCGACGCCGACCGCCTCGAGCTCGACGCGCTGGTCGACCACGCCCTCCGCCGCGCGCCGATCCCGAGCACGGTGGCCAACCCCGTGCCCGTCACCGCGCGCTTGGCGGAGGGCTAG
- a CDS encoding RidA family protein: protein MTPADPLAIEAVPVAPDRFSAYAYSAAIAVGNLLFVSGQSSVDDDGATVGAGDFEAQGHQTFRNLRRALEAGGSSLADVAKVTIFLTDMAHIGAVVALRKRYFTAPYPADSLVEVRALSRPELEIEIEAIAVRRPPAG, encoded by the coding sequence ATGACGCCCGCCGACCCGCTCGCGATCGAGGCCGTCCCGGTGGCGCCCGACCGCTTCAGCGCCTACGCCTACTCGGCCGCGATCGCGGTCGGGAACCTGCTCTTCGTCTCCGGCCAGTCGTCGGTCGACGACGACGGCGCCACCGTCGGCGCCGGCGACTTCGAGGCCCAGGGCCACCAGACGTTCCGCAACCTGCGGCGCGCGCTGGAAGCCGGCGGGTCCAGCCTGGCCGACGTCGCGAAGGTCACGATCTTCCTGACCGACATGGCGCACATCGGCGCGGTCGTCGCGCTGCGCAAGCGGTACTTCACGGCGCCCTACCCCGCCGACAGCCTCGTCGAGGTCCGCGCGCTCTCGCGCCCCGAACTCGAGATCGAGATCGAGGCGATCGCCGTCCGGCGGCCGCCGGCGGGCTAG
- a CDS encoding DUF2252 domain-containing protein yields the protein MVEAGPPSAAARNGRAKPHPTTAERVERGRAIRATVPRSSMAEWEPAPDRRDPVELLEEQARTRVQELVPIRHGRMLVSPFTFYRGGAFLMAADLDASPRTGLTVQLCGDAHLSNFGAYAAPDRRLVFSVNDFDETLPGPFEWDVKRLVASFAVAGRDRGFDARTRKAINRTVGRAYRESMRDFSALGKLDLWYARIDVDEIAARFAAQASPKEVKRFDRNVAKTRSKDSLKAFGKLTEMVDGQPRIVGDPPLIVTIEDVASDAERPQIEAFFRGIIRDYRRSLPSDRRHLIEQFQYAHAARKVVGVGSVGTRAWILLMQGRDAYDPLFLQAKEAEASVLEPFLGKTAYANHGKRVVEGQRLMQAASDLMLGWVRVDGLDGVSRDFYVRQLWDQKGSAVVETMRPDTMTTYAQVCGWTLAKAHARSGDPVAIASYLGSSTTFDRSLATFAETYADQNERDFAAFRDAVDAGRLSATTGL from the coding sequence ATCGTGGAAGCCGGGCCCCCGAGCGCCGCCGCGCGCAACGGGCGCGCCAAGCCGCATCCGACCACGGCCGAGCGCGTCGAGCGGGGCCGGGCGATCCGGGCCACCGTGCCGCGGTCGAGCATGGCCGAGTGGGAGCCGGCGCCGGATCGCCGCGATCCCGTCGAGCTGCTGGAGGAGCAGGCCCGGACCCGCGTCCAGGAGCTCGTGCCGATCCGTCACGGGCGCATGCTCGTCTCGCCGTTCACCTTCTACCGCGGCGGCGCCTTCCTGATGGCCGCCGATCTCGACGCCTCCCCGCGCACCGGCCTGACCGTCCAGCTGTGCGGCGACGCGCACCTCTCGAACTTCGGCGCCTACGCCGCGCCCGACCGCCGGCTGGTCTTCAGCGTCAACGACTTCGACGAGACGCTGCCCGGCCCGTTCGAGTGGGACGTCAAGCGGCTGGTGGCGAGCTTCGCGGTCGCCGGGCGCGACCGCGGCTTCGACGCCCGGACCCGCAAGGCGATCAACCGGACGGTCGGCCGGGCCTACCGGGAGTCGATGCGCGACTTCTCCGCCCTCGGCAAGCTCGACCTCTGGTACGCCCGCATCGACGTGGACGAGATCGCCGCCCGCTTCGCCGCCCAGGCGAGCCCGAAGGAGGTCAAGCGCTTCGACCGCAACGTCGCCAAGACGCGCAGCAAGGACAGCCTCAAGGCCTTCGGCAAGCTCACCGAGATGGTCGACGGGCAGCCGCGGATCGTCGGCGATCCGCCGCTGATCGTCACGATCGAGGACGTCGCGAGCGACGCCGAGCGCCCGCAGATCGAGGCGTTCTTCCGCGGCATCATCCGCGACTACCGGCGCTCGCTGCCCAGCGACCGCCGCCACCTGATCGAGCAGTTCCAATACGCGCACGCGGCCCGCAAGGTCGTGGGCGTCGGCAGCGTCGGCACCCGCGCGTGGATCCTGCTGATGCAGGGTCGCGACGCCTACGACCCGCTCTTCCTGCAGGCCAAGGAGGCCGAGGCGTCGGTCCTGGAGCCGTTCCTCGGCAAGACCGCCTACGCCAACCACGGCAAGCGCGTCGTCGAGGGCCAGCGCCTGATGCAGGCCGCCAGCGACCTCATGCTCGGCTGGGTCCGCGTCGACGGCCTCGACGGCGTCAGCCGCGACTTCTACGTCCGCCAGCTCTGGGACCAGAAGGGCTCGGCGGTCGTGGAGACGATGCGCCCGGACACGATGACGACCTACGCGCAGGTCTGCGGCTGGACGCTGGCCAAGGCCCACGCCCGCTCGGGCGACCCCGTGGCGATCGCGAGCTACCTCGGCTCCAGCACGACCTTCGACCGGTCGCTCGCGACGTTCGCCGAGACCTACGCCGACCAGAACGAGCGCGACTTCGCAGCCTTCCGCGACGCGGTCGACGCCGGCCGGCTCAGCGCAACGACGGGACTCTGA
- a CDS encoding GAP family protein: protein MPLQLLALALDAALYPTLLAAVALLLSQERRRPLLAAYLAGGLTVSIAVGLGIVALLQGSGAVRSDRSGASWITDVSVGGLALLLAVALATRVDVRLKQRRRPAGGSDPAGATHATREPLSQRILSRGSVPVVFLASLAINLPGAAYLVGLKDIAVGDHGTGGVIALVVAFNLVMFTLAEVPLVGLAVAPERTVALVVRANRWFSENGRRIAIVLSAVLGVYLVARGVAKA, encoded by the coding sequence ATGCCCCTGCAACTGCTCGCGCTGGCGCTCGACGCCGCGCTCTACCCGACCCTCCTGGCGGCGGTCGCCCTCCTGCTCTCGCAGGAGCGGCGCCGCCCGCTCCTGGCCGCCTACCTGGCCGGCGGGCTCACGGTCAGCATCGCGGTGGGGCTCGGCATCGTGGCGCTGCTGCAGGGCTCGGGCGCCGTGCGCTCCGATCGCTCGGGGGCGAGTTGGATCACCGACGTGTCGGTCGGCGGGCTGGCGCTGCTGCTGGCCGTCGCCCTCGCCACGCGGGTGGACGTCCGGCTCAAGCAGCGCCGGCGCCCGGCCGGCGGCAGCGACCCGGCCGGCGCGACCCACGCGACGCGCGAGCCGCTGTCGCAGCGGATCCTGTCCCGGGGCTCGGTGCCGGTCGTCTTCCTCGCGTCGCTGGCGATCAACCTGCCCGGGGCGGCGTACCTCGTCGGCCTCAAGGACATCGCGGTCGGCGACCACGGCACCGGCGGCGTCATCGCGCTCGTCGTCGCGTTCAACCTCGTGATGTTCACGCTGGCTGAGGTCCCGCTCGTCGGGTTGGCGGTCGCGCCCGAGCGCACGGTGGCCCTCGTCGTGCGCGCGAACCGGTGGTTCTCGGAGAACGGGCGCCGGATCGCGATCGTGCTGAGCGCCGTGCTCGGCGTCTACCTGGTCGCGCGTGGCGTGGCCAAGGCCTAG
- a CDS encoding SulP family inorganic anion transporter, with the protein MSALLRRYVPIVGWLPSYDRRLLTGDAVAGLSVWALLVPQALAYASLAGVPAQYGLYTSFVALVAYAIFGTSRHLAQGPSAAVCAVSAAAITPIIGSSALGSETAIGWTAALAIATGLVYLALGVLRMGWVSTFLSKAVMAGFVLGFSIGIIIDQSQKLLGVDAGDGSYAQELWEMVKALPDTSTTTLAVGLGSLAVLLAMRRFLPRWPRMLMVVAAAIALSAALDLSSHGVAVTGHVPTGLPSVGLPGVGWSETSALLVGALSIVFVGYSESLASARAMASRHHYEIDTDQELIAQGFACGAAGFVGGFASDGSLSKTSVAEAAGQQTQMASLVNAVLVLLTMLLLAGLFEDLPSATLGAVVIDAMVGLVTFVDWRRYYRVNRADWVFFMGAGVGILFIGITQGILIGVVLSLLLLIARSSRTSVRELGRDPRTGRFHVLSRHEGLELTPGVRIARVDGPLFFADADAFRTRIREISADAGTPGRVIVDAEAVLLTDTDGADILAQVAGELASEGSTLELAAVHPPVLALWRRAGLIDAVGEDAVFATVEEAVAAPPPIRVPSLR; encoded by the coding sequence ATGAGCGCGCTGCTGCGCCGGTACGTGCCGATCGTCGGCTGGCTGCCGTCCTACGACCGGCGCCTGCTGACCGGGGACGCGGTGGCCGGCCTCTCGGTCTGGGCGCTGCTCGTGCCGCAGGCGCTCGCGTACGCGTCGCTGGCGGGCGTGCCGGCGCAGTACGGCCTCTACACGTCGTTCGTCGCGCTCGTCGCCTACGCGATCTTCGGGACGTCGCGCCACCTGGCCCAGGGCCCGAGCGCTGCGGTCTGCGCGGTGTCGGCCGCGGCGATCACGCCGATCATCGGCAGCTCCGCGCTGGGCAGCGAGACGGCGATCGGCTGGACCGCGGCGCTGGCGATCGCCACCGGCCTGGTCTACCTCGCGCTCGGCGTCCTGCGGATGGGTTGGGTCTCGACGTTCCTGTCCAAGGCGGTCATGGCCGGCTTCGTGCTCGGCTTCTCGATCGGGATCATCATCGACCAGTCCCAGAAGCTGCTCGGCGTCGACGCCGGCGACGGCTCCTACGCCCAGGAGCTGTGGGAGATGGTCAAGGCGCTGCCCGACACGAGCACGACGACGCTGGCCGTCGGGCTGGGCTCGCTCGCCGTGCTGCTGGCGATGCGCCGGTTCCTGCCGCGCTGGCCGCGCATGCTCATGGTGGTCGCCGCCGCGATCGCGCTCTCCGCCGCGCTCGACCTGTCGTCGCACGGCGTCGCGGTCACCGGCCACGTGCCGACGGGCCTGCCCTCGGTCGGCCTCCCCGGCGTCGGCTGGAGCGAGACGTCGGCGCTGCTGGTCGGCGCGCTGTCGATCGTGTTCGTGGGCTACTCGGAGTCGCTGGCGTCGGCGCGCGCGATGGCCAGCCGCCATCACTACGAGATCGACACCGATCAGGAGCTGATCGCCCAGGGCTTCGCGTGCGGCGCGGCGGGGTTCGTCGGCGGCTTCGCGAGCGACGGCAGCCTGTCGAAGACGTCGGTGGCCGAGGCGGCGGGGCAGCAGACCCAGATGGCGTCGCTGGTCAACGCCGTGCTGGTGCTGCTGACGATGCTGCTGCTCGCCGGCCTGTTCGAGGACCTGCCCTCGGCGACGCTCGGCGCCGTGGTCATCGACGCGATGGTCGGCCTGGTCACGTTCGTCGACTGGCGCCGCTACTACCGCGTCAACCGCGCCGACTGGGTGTTCTTCATGGGCGCGGGCGTCGGCATCCTGTTCATCGGCATCACCCAAGGCATCCTCATCGGTGTGGTCCTCTCCCTGCTGCTGCTGATCGCGCGGTCGTCGCGCACGTCGGTGCGGGAGCTCGGGCGCGACCCGCGGACGGGCCGCTTCCACGTGCTCTCGCGGCACGAGGGCCTGGAGCTCACGCCCGGCGTGCGGATCGCGCGCGTCGACGGCCCGCTGTTCTTCGCCGACGCCGACGCGTTCCGGACCCGGATCCGCGAGATCTCCGCCGACGCGGGCACGCCGGGTCGCGTGATCGTCGACGCGGAGGCCGTCCTGCTCACCGACACCGACGGGGCCGACATCCTCGCGCAGGTGGCCGGCGAGCTGGCGTCCGAGGGCTCGACGCTGGAGCTCGCCGCGGTCCACCCGCCGGTCCTCGCGCTCTGGCGCCGCGCGGGGCTGATCGACGCGGTGGGCGAGGACGCGGTCTTCGCGACGGTCGAGGAGGCCGTCGCCGCGCCGCCGCCGATCAGAGTCCCGTCGTTGCGCTGA